In Kaistella faecalis, a genomic segment contains:
- a CDS encoding SDR family oxidoreductase, which yields MDFRNKTVLITGGCSGIGKIMARKSLERGARKLVIWDINEEALAITKEEFSGIGGEILVYKTDVFNLDDIKINAQKVRTEAGKVDILINNAGIVVGKYFHEHTHDQIHKSMLINSNAFMHVGLEFLSGMMAENSGAICNIASSAGLISNPKMSVYAASKWAVVGWSDSLRLEMEQLGKNISVTTIMPFYINTGMFDGVKSKLLPILEPEPTSERIIKAIENKTKMLAMPLPYWFIRFSQGILPIPIFDWVMKNIFGVYDTMKGFRGR from the coding sequence ATGGATTTTAGAAACAAAACTGTTCTCATTACAGGCGGCTGCTCCGGAATCGGTAAAATAATGGCTAGGAAATCTTTGGAAAGAGGAGCAAGAAAACTGGTGATCTGGGATATTAATGAAGAAGCTTTAGCAATAACCAAGGAAGAATTTTCCGGGATAGGCGGTGAAATTTTAGTTTATAAAACTGACGTTTTTAATCTGGATGATATTAAAATTAATGCCCAGAAAGTAAGAACGGAGGCGGGAAAAGTTGATATTCTGATCAACAATGCCGGAATTGTTGTCGGTAAGTATTTCCATGAACACACGCACGACCAGATTCATAAAAGTATGTTGATTAACTCCAATGCTTTCATGCACGTCGGTTTGGAGTTTTTATCAGGAATGATGGCTGAAAATTCAGGTGCAATCTGCAACATCGCTTCTTCCGCGGGCTTAATTTCGAATCCAAAAATGTCGGTTTATGCTGCTTCCAAATGGGCCGTTGTAGGTTGGAGTGACAGCCTGCGGTTAGAAATGGAACAACTAGGCAAAAACATTTCTGTTACCACGATTATGCCGTTCTACATCAACACCGGAATGTTCGATGGCGTAAAATCTAAACTGTTGCCAATTCTGGAGCCTGAACCAACTTCCGAAAGAATTATTAAAGCTATTGAAAACAAAACTAAAATGCTTGCAATGCCATTGCCTTATTGGTTTATCCGTTTTTCGCAGGGAATTTTACCAATCCCAATCTTTGACTGGGTGATGAAGAATATTTTTGGCGTTTACGATACGATGAAGGGTTTCCGCGGACGTTAA
- a CDS encoding alpha/beta hydrolase: protein MNFDLYFVLTIIAVIILVIGLLIYFFQHKFFFQPEKLPPDFKFAYEHLKAEEKTVETEPGAKINYLHFQVDHPKGAVIYLKGNTKSIKGWGKFAIDFTRLDYEVIMMDYRGFGKSTGKRNVEAMKRDSQFIYDIVKNEFSEEKIVVYGRSLGSGFAARLASKNNPRLLILTSPLYSLLRTIHRYLPFMPAKPFLRYNLPTFQYLKNVRCPIKIIHGSDDRLVPIKTAVDLSEINPRLTRLYVILGAGHINVHQFEEYHRVMEEIFENRKIFLDTEKTSLNVSHRA from the coding sequence ATGAATTTCGATTTATATTTTGTGCTGACCATTATCGCAGTTATCATTCTGGTCATCGGTCTGCTGATTTACTTTTTTCAGCATAAATTCTTTTTCCAGCCGGAGAAACTTCCGCCAGATTTTAAATTCGCTTATGAACATTTAAAAGCGGAAGAGAAAACAGTGGAAACTGAGCCGGGCGCAAAAATTAATTACCTCCATTTTCAGGTTGATCATCCGAAAGGAGCCGTGATTTATCTGAAGGGAAATACAAAGAGCATCAAGGGTTGGGGGAAATTTGCCATTGATTTTACAAGACTGGATTACGAGGTAATTATGATGGATTACCGAGGTTTTGGGAAAAGTACAGGGAAACGAAATGTCGAAGCCATGAAACGCGATTCCCAGTTCATTTATGACATCGTGAAAAATGAATTTTCTGAGGAAAAAATTGTGGTCTATGGCAGGTCACTAGGTTCCGGATTTGCTGCAAGGTTAGCATCGAAGAATAATCCGCGTCTCTTGATTCTCACTTCGCCACTCTACTCTCTGCTGCGCACCATTCACCGTTATTTGCCATTCATGCCTGCAAAACCATTTCTTCGTTACAATCTCCCAACATTTCAATATCTGAAAAATGTGCGCTGCCCCATCAAAATCATCCACGGCAGCGACGACAGGCTGGTGCCCATTAAAACTGCCGTAGATCTTTCGGAAATAAATCCCCGGCTGACAAGACTTTATGTAATTTTGGGCGCAGGGCATATCAATGTGCATCAATTTGAAGAGTACCACCGCGTTATGGAAGAAATATTCGAGAACCGAAAAATCTTCCTCGACACCGAAAAAACGAGCTTAAATGTGAGCCACAGAGCCTGA
- the purB gene encoding adenylosuccinate lyase: MNSYKNPLEERYSSEEMLYNFSPNNKFRNWRKLWIALAEIEKDLGLDISDEQIAQLKANADNIDYVKAADYEKKFRHDVMAHVHTYGDDAPLAKGIIHLGATSAFVGDNTDLIQMRDGLLLLRKQMVNVIKNLSDFALKYKDLPTLGFTHYQPAQLTTVGKRATLWLQSLILDFEELEFFLETLRFRGVKGTTGTAASFLELFEGDYSKVQHLDKELSKRFGFEKVFGVSGQTYDRKIDAKVMALLSNIAQSAHKFTNDLRLLQNLKEIEEPFEKNQIGSSAMAYKRNPMRSERIGALSKFVMSLSSSSAMVAATQWFERTLDDSANKRLAIPQSFLAIDAILLIWNNIMNGIVVYENRIHKHIMDELPFMATEYIIMEEVKAGGDRQEIHETIRVHSIEASKKVKMEGKENDLIERIMNDSSLKLDKTKFMEILDPKNFIGFAPVQTEEFIRNEVQPILDKYSDLIGLEADLKV, from the coding sequence ATGAATTCCTACAAAAATCCTCTTGAAGAGCGCTATTCAAGTGAGGAAATGCTCTATAATTTCTCCCCGAACAACAAGTTCAGGAACTGGCGGAAATTATGGATCGCTCTTGCCGAAATCGAAAAAGATTTAGGGCTCGACATTTCCGACGAACAGATTGCGCAGCTCAAAGCCAATGCAGATAACATTGATTATGTGAAAGCCGCGGATTACGAGAAAAAATTCCGTCATGATGTGATGGCACATGTGCATACCTATGGTGACGACGCGCCTCTGGCAAAGGGAATTATTCACCTTGGAGCCACTTCTGCCTTTGTAGGAGACAATACCGATTTAATTCAAATGCGGGACGGATTGCTTCTTTTAAGAAAGCAAATGGTCAATGTTATCAAAAATCTTTCAGATTTTGCTTTAAAATACAAAGATCTGCCGACGCTTGGCTTTACCCATTATCAGCCGGCACAACTTACGACGGTTGGAAAACGAGCGACACTTTGGCTGCAGTCTTTAATTTTAGATTTTGAGGAACTTGAGTTTTTCCTGGAAACACTAAGATTCCGTGGCGTAAAAGGAACTACCGGAACTGCCGCGAGTTTTCTGGAACTTTTTGAAGGCGATTATTCCAAAGTTCAACATCTGGATAAAGAACTATCAAAACGGTTTGGCTTCGAAAAAGTGTTTGGCGTTTCCGGACAGACTTACGACAGAAAAATCGACGCGAAAGTGATGGCGCTGCTTTCCAATATCGCACAGTCAGCCCATAAATTTACCAATGATTTAAGACTTTTACAGAATTTAAAGGAAATAGAGGAGCCTTTCGAGAAAAACCAGATTGGTTCTTCCGCAATGGCTTATAAAAGAAACCCGATGCGATCTGAAAGAATTGGAGCGCTGTCCAAATTCGTGATGTCTCTTTCTTCAAGCTCCGCAATGGTAGCTGCAACGCAATGGTTTGAAAGAACGCTGGACGATTCTGCAAACAAAAGACTGGCAATTCCGCAGTCATTTCTTGCGATAGATGCCATTCTGCTGATTTGGAATAACATCATGAACGGAATTGTGGTGTACGAAAACCGAATTCACAAACATATTATGGATGAATTGCCGTTTATGGCGACTGAATATATCATTATGGAAGAAGTGAAGGCAGGCGGCGACCGGCAGGAAATTCATGAAACTATTCGTGTACACTCCATTGAAGCCAGCAAAAAGGTGAAGATGGAAGGAAAGGAAAATGATCTGATTGAAAGGATTATGAACGACTCTTCTCTGAAGCTTGATAAAACCAAATTCATGGAAATTCTGGATCCGAAAAACTTCATCGGTTTTGCTCCGGTTCAGACTGAAGAATTTATCCGGAACGAGGTGCAGCCGATTTTAGATAAATACAGCGACCTGATCGGTTTAGAAGCTGACCTTAAAGTGTAA
- a CDS encoding thioredoxin family protein codes for MSSLLITGVACAQKSDVKSTDKVATESVAPEMDSAAIAAAKKKAAAEEKAKLPKPYNAEENAEAKIAELVKQAKAENKNIILQAGGNWCIWCLRFNNFVQTTPELKQVVDDNYLYYHLNYSPENKNAKVFAKYDNPGEKFGYPVFVVLDKNGKMIHTQDSAVLEEGKGYSTEKVKEFFLKWTTKS; via the coding sequence ATGTCATCACTTCTCATTACGGGAGTGGCGTGTGCTCAAAAATCTGATGTAAAATCCACAGACAAAGTTGCGACAGAATCGGTGGCTCCTGAAATGGATTCCGCAGCTATTGCAGCAGCTAAAAAGAAAGCGGCAGCAGAAGAGAAAGCCAAACTGCCCAAACCTTATAATGCGGAAGAAAATGCGGAAGCCAAGATTGCTGAATTGGTGAAACAGGCTAAAGCGGAAAACAAAAATATTATACTTCAGGCGGGCGGAAACTGGTGTATTTGGTGCTTGAGGTTCAACAATTTTGTACAGACAACTCCCGAATTAAAGCAAGTTGTAGATGACAATTATTTATATTATCATCTCAATTATTCTCCGGAGAACAAAAATGCTAAAGTTTTTGCGAAATATGATAATCCCGGTGAGAAATTCGGATATCCTGTTTTTGTCGTTTTAGACAAGAACGGAAAAATGATCCATACGCAGGACAGCGCTGTTCTGGAGGAAGGAAAAGGTTACAGCACAGAAAAGGTGAAGGAATTCTTCCTGAAATGGACCACAAAATCATAA
- a CDS encoding phosphoribosylformylglycinamidine synthase: MKKRIFVEKRGIFDVESPKIFNEIKNISPNIQDVKVYNIYDVFGIDESELNLVVFNTFVDPVTDILHHENPAGNIYFATEFLPGQYDQRADSAEQCIALLTENENSKVRSGKLIELFGVDQSEVDKIKNHLINKVESQEKDLSKLEIPKEETPDPVIVHEGFIGFSAAELRNFYDRHGFALGFDDLEFIQNHFKSENRNPTETELKVLDTYWSDHCRHTTFETELTDIQFNGLFKSTLENIFNDYLEKRKFLGRETKPISLMDLATVCARYFHKTGKLENLVVSDEINACTIEIEAEFDGKKEPWYLLFKNETHNHPTEIEPFGGASTCLGGAIRDPLSGRAFVYQAMRLSGAADVLEPISETLPGKLPQRTISKQAANGYSSYGNQIGLATTLVNEIYHDGYKAKRMEVGFVVGAVKKDWVRREKPQAGDLVILLGGATGRDGVGGASGSSKVQDETSIHTLSTEVQKGNAVEERKIQRLFRNPEVTRLIKKSNDFGAGGVSVAIGEIADSLEINLDILPLKYEGLNGTELAISESQERMAVVIDANDKDKFISFCEKENIKAVEVAKVTDSGRMQMFWQGNKIVDLSREFLDTNGCAKSQHAEISHLKPVETQNISFSGENFLKALSDKNTASQKGLAEMFDASVGGTSVAMPFGGKYQETEMEGSVQTLPILNAENIETVSLASWGFDAEISAQNSMIGAANAVLESVAKIVAMGGNYKNIRLSFQEYFEKLGNDPQKWGKPLASLLGAYDAQMNFELAAIGGKDSMSGSFQDINVPPTLISFACANGEKKNIISPEFKKAGNKLYFFRHIPVENGLPDYENLKRVFNFIFENIQARKIVSVKTLKDGGVAVALAKMSFGNQLGAEISLEEQLLLNKNIGSLIIESSSDLENDLLQVIGTVSNNKSLIINDQEFSISDLLPVWKGTFEGLFPTVEKEKTVIEIDGKFSSVNAATVNIRKHHLAKPKVFVPVFPGTNCEYETQNAFRKEGAEVASLPLINLNHNLLNESLDAWISEINQSQILVFSGGFSAGDEPDGSAKFIVNVLKNEKMKNAVHQLLERDGMILGICNGFQALVKSGLLPYGEIRDLDENSPTLAHNAIGRHISQMVNVKVTNDGSPWLKGMQNQIYTIPISHGEGRFMASENVIKELYENGQIATQYIDFDENIAHGMPFNPNNSLFGIEGITSKSGKIFGRMGHPERFAEGLLKNIPTANYHNIFKNGVDYFK; this comes from the coding sequence ATGAAAAAAAGAATCTTCGTAGAGAAACGTGGAATTTTCGATGTTGAAAGTCCAAAAATTTTCAATGAAATAAAAAATATCAGTCCGAATATTCAGGATGTAAAAGTCTATAACATCTATGATGTGTTCGGGATTGACGAAAGTGAACTTAACCTGGTTGTTTTTAATACTTTTGTGGATCCGGTAACCGATATTCTGCATCACGAAAATCCGGCCGGCAATATTTATTTTGCAACAGAATTTTTGCCGGGACAATATGACCAGCGCGCAGATTCAGCAGAACAGTGTATCGCGTTGCTCACTGAAAATGAAAACTCAAAAGTAAGAAGCGGAAAACTGATTGAACTTTTTGGGGTTGATCAGTCTGAAGTGGATAAAATTAAAAATCATCTCATCAATAAAGTTGAAAGTCAGGAAAAAGACCTTTCAAAACTTGAAATTCCGAAAGAAGAAACTCCGGATCCGGTAATTGTTCATGAAGGTTTCATCGGTTTTTCTGCTGCTGAACTGCGGAATTTCTATGACCGGCATGGTTTTGCTTTAGGTTTTGATGATCTGGAATTCATCCAGAATCATTTTAAGTCTGAAAATAGAAATCCTACAGAAACCGAACTTAAAGTTCTGGATACCTACTGGAGTGATCATTGCCGACATACGACTTTTGAAACAGAATTAACTGATATTCAGTTTAATGGATTGTTTAAATCTACTTTGGAAAATATCTTCAATGATTATTTGGAGAAGAGAAAATTTCTTGGACGGGAAACGAAGCCCATTTCTTTAATGGATTTAGCTACCGTTTGTGCGCGTTATTTTCACAAAACCGGAAAGCTCGAAAATCTTGTTGTTTCCGATGAAATCAATGCATGTACCATAGAAATAGAAGCAGAATTTGACGGTAAAAAAGAACCTTGGTACTTATTATTCAAAAATGAAACTCATAACCACCCGACTGAAATTGAGCCTTTTGGCGGTGCTTCAACCTGTTTAGGCGGCGCAATCCGTGATCCTTTATCAGGAAGAGCTTTTGTGTATCAGGCGATGCGGCTTTCCGGCGCAGCTGATGTTTTAGAACCGATTTCTGAAACTTTACCGGGAAAACTTCCTCAGCGTACGATTTCAAAACAAGCTGCAAACGGCTATTCTTCCTACGGAAACCAAATCGGCTTAGCCACGACTTTAGTGAACGAAATTTATCACGACGGTTACAAAGCAAAGCGAATGGAAGTTGGTTTCGTTGTTGGAGCTGTTAAAAAAGACTGGGTAAGACGAGAGAAACCTCAAGCCGGCGACCTTGTGATTTTATTAGGTGGAGCAACCGGAAGAGACGGCGTAGGTGGTGCAAGCGGAAGTTCTAAAGTTCAGGATGAAACTTCTATTCATACTTTGTCCACAGAAGTTCAGAAAGGAAATGCGGTGGAAGAGCGAAAAATTCAAAGACTTTTCAGAAATCCTGAGGTCACGCGTTTAATTAAAAAATCAAACGATTTTGGTGCCGGCGGAGTTTCTGTTGCAATCGGCGAAATTGCTGATTCGCTTGAAATAAATCTTGATATTCTGCCTCTGAAATATGAAGGTCTGAATGGAACTGAACTGGCCATTTCTGAATCTCAGGAGAGAATGGCGGTAGTAATTGATGCGAATGATAAAGATAAATTTATCAGCTTTTGTGAAAAAGAAAATATCAAAGCGGTAGAAGTGGCGAAGGTAACGGATTCCGGAAGAATGCAGATGTTCTGGCAGGGAAATAAAATCGTTGATTTAAGCAGGGAATTCCTGGATACCAACGGCTGCGCAAAATCTCAGCATGCTGAAATTTCTCATTTAAAACCTGTTGAAACTCAAAACATTTCTTTTTCCGGGGAAAATTTCCTGAAAGCACTTTCCGATAAAAATACAGCTTCACAGAAAGGCCTTGCTGAAATGTTTGACGCGTCGGTGGGCGGAACGTCAGTAGCGATGCCTTTTGGCGGAAAATACCAGGAAACCGAAATGGAAGGAAGCGTTCAGACTTTACCGATTCTGAATGCTGAGAATATCGAAACCGTTTCTCTTGCGAGTTGGGGGTTTGATGCTGAAATTTCTGCACAGAATTCCATGATCGGTGCTGCGAACGCCGTGTTGGAAAGTGTCGCCAAAATTGTTGCGATGGGCGGGAATTATAAAAATATCCGTCTGAGTTTCCAGGAATATTTTGAAAAATTAGGAAACGACCCTCAGAAATGGGGAAAACCTCTGGCATCACTTCTCGGTGCATACGATGCCCAAATGAATTTTGAACTCGCTGCAATTGGCGGAAAAGATTCTATGAGCGGAAGTTTTCAGGATATCAATGTGCCGCCCACTTTAATTTCTTTTGCCTGTGCGAACGGTGAAAAGAAAAATATTATTTCTCCGGAGTTTAAAAAAGCCGGAAATAAACTGTATTTCTTCCGCCATATTCCTGTGGAAAACGGTTTGCCGGATTATGAAAATTTAAAGAGAGTTTTCAATTTTATTTTTGAAAATATCCAGGCCAGAAAAATTGTTTCTGTTAAAACGTTAAAAGACGGCGGAGTGGCTGTGGCATTGGCTAAAATGAGTTTCGGCAATCAGTTGGGCGCTGAAATTTCATTAGAAGAGCAATTGCTTTTGAACAAAAATATCGGCAGTTTAATTATTGAAAGTTCTTCAGATTTGGAAAATGATCTGTTGCAGGTCATCGGTACGGTCAGCAATAATAAAAGTTTAATTATTAATGACCAAGAATTCAGTATTTCAGATTTGTTGCCTGTTTGGAAAGGAACTTTTGAAGGTTTGTTTCCTACTGTTGAAAAGGAAAAAACGGTTATTGAGATCGATGGAAAATTCAGTTCAGTAAATGCAGCCACGGTTAATATCCGTAAACATCATTTGGCAAAACCGAAAGTTTTTGTCCCTGTTTTTCCGGGTACAAACTGTGAATATGAAACGCAGAACGCCTTCAGAAAAGAGGGTGCCGAAGTGGCGAGTCTGCCGCTTATCAATCTGAATCACAATCTCCTCAACGAAAGTCTGGATGCCTGGATTTCGGAAATTAATCAGTCGCAGATTTTAGTTTTTTCCGGTGGATTTTCCGCAGGTGATGAACCGGACGGTTCTGCAAAGTTCATCGTAAACGTTTTAAAGAACGAAAAGATGAAAAATGCGGTTCACCAGCTGCTCGAACGCGATGGGATGATTCTGGGAATCTGTAATGGTTTTCAGGCGCTGGTGAAATCCGGGCTTTTGCCTTACGGGGAAATTCGGGATTTGGATGAAAATTCGCCGACTTTAGCGCACAATGCAATCGGAAGGCACATTTCGCAGATGGTCAATGTAAAAGTGACCAATGACGGTTCGCCGTGGCTGAAAGGAATGCAGAATCAGATCTATACCATTCCGATTTCTCATGGTGAAGGACGTTTTATGGCTTCGGAAAATGTAATTAAAGAACTCTACGAAAACGGACAGATTGCAACCCAGTATATCGACTTCGATGAAAATATCGCTCACGGAATGCCGTTTAATCCTAATAATTCGTTGTTCGGTATAGAAGGAATAACCAGTAAATCCGGGAAGATTTTCGGAAGAATGGGGCATCCCGAAAGATTTGCAGAAGGTTTGCTTAAAAACATTCCGACGGCGAATTATCACAACATTTTCAAAAACGGAGTTGATTATTTTAAGTAG
- a CDS encoding lysophospholipid acyltransferase family protein translates to MNFLFKIILLFSRLPLQVLYLFSDVIFFLMYHLVGYRKKVVTENLKKSFPEKSVVEISTIRKSFYRNFSDYILETFKSFTISSTELRVRVQHINQDVFKDAKAENKNVILLAGHIFNWEWFNALATIIPQENCFPVYRKVQNSFWEEKIKGIRNSFGNQALEAKEVIRHIFRNRNDGNSVYMFIADQTPHVSEVTYGLNFLNQKTPAFVGYDKLSTRMDLAFVFCEMKKVKRGYYQINYYRIYPDGEKFVEHEVVRKFHKMLENTINKRPDNYLWSHRRWKYQHAIKVMETGI, encoded by the coding sequence ATGAATTTTCTATTTAAAATTATTCTTCTCTTTTCCAGACTTCCATTACAGGTTTTATATCTGTTTTCGGATGTGATTTTCTTTCTGATGTACCATCTGGTTGGTTACCGGAAGAAAGTGGTGACTGAAAATCTGAAGAAATCGTTTCCCGAAAAATCCGTAGTAGAAATAAGTACGATCCGGAAGAGTTTTTACCGCAATTTTTCAGATTATATTCTTGAAACCTTTAAATCATTTACCATTTCTTCCACTGAACTACGGGTGCGCGTTCAGCATATCAATCAGGATGTTTTTAAGGATGCTAAAGCTGAAAACAAAAATGTAATTCTTTTGGCAGGACATATTTTCAACTGGGAATGGTTCAACGCACTTGCGACGATTATTCCACAGGAAAACTGTTTTCCGGTTTACAGAAAGGTACAGAACAGTTTCTGGGAAGAAAAGATCAAAGGAATCCGCAACAGTTTTGGCAATCAGGCTTTGGAAGCTAAGGAAGTGATTCGGCATATTTTCCGGAACAGAAACGACGGCAATTCTGTCTATATGTTCATTGCTGACCAAACACCGCATGTTTCTGAAGTGACGTATGGATTAAACTTCCTCAATCAAAAAACGCCTGCATTCGTCGGATACGACAAGCTTTCTACAAGAATGGATCTTGCGTTTGTTTTTTGCGAAATGAAGAAAGTAAAACGCGGTTATTATCAGATCAATTATTACCGAATTTATCCCGATGGAGAAAAATTTGTAGAGCACGAAGTGGTGAGGAAATTCCACAAAATGCTGGAAAATACTATTAATAAAAGACCCGACAATTATCTTTGGTCGCACAGACGGTGGAAATACCAGCACGCAATTAAAGTTATGGAAACTGGAATATAA
- a CDS encoding aldehyde dehydrogenase → MNFEDIIVAQRTFFNSQKTKNLKFRKRNLEKLRDLIIKHEELLYEAIYQDFGKSKFDTFTTEISFVLKDIDYYLKNLSSLAKPKKVRTNLANQLGTSKIYSEPLGCTLVIGAWNYPYQLSLSPMITALAAGNTCILKPSEVAENTMKAMAKIINENFPEEYLFVAQGGVDEITEILKFKFDKIFFTGSTKVGQIVYEAAAKNLAPVTLELGGKSPVIVTSSADFDLAAKRIVWGKFLNAGQTCVAPDYILVDEKVRDSFLDALKFQIQKFSYQPNSEHYTQIINQRNFERLVKYIDKDKTYLGGNYDAVKRYIEPTVLHNIDWNDAVMQEEIFGPILPVLTFKNFNEALLIIAEKEKPLAAYLFTKNTEEKENFTSKISFGGGCINDVVMHLSNENLPFGGVGSSGIGHYHGKFGFKAFSHQKAVLERATWGEPDLKYPPYTEKKLSWIKKLL, encoded by the coding sequence ATGAATTTCGAAGATATAATTGTGGCTCAAAGAACATTTTTCAACAGCCAGAAGACCAAGAATTTAAAGTTCCGAAAGAGAAATCTGGAAAAACTTCGGGATCTTATCATCAAACATGAAGAGCTCTTATATGAAGCTATTTATCAGGATTTCGGAAAATCAAAGTTCGACACCTTTACAACGGAGATTTCCTTTGTGCTGAAAGATATCGACTATTATTTAAAAAATCTCAGCTCGCTGGCCAAACCGAAAAAAGTAAGAACCAACTTAGCCAATCAACTCGGAACAAGTAAAATTTACAGCGAACCGCTGGGCTGCACCTTAGTGATCGGCGCATGGAATTACCCTTATCAGCTTTCACTTTCTCCGATGATCACCGCTTTAGCCGCAGGAAACACCTGCATTCTGAAACCAAGTGAGGTGGCGGAAAACACCATGAAAGCGATGGCTAAAATCATCAATGAGAATTTTCCTGAGGAATATCTTTTTGTTGCACAAGGCGGTGTGGATGAGATTACAGAGATTTTGAAATTCAAATTCGACAAGATATTTTTCACCGGAAGCACGAAAGTGGGACAAATCGTTTACGAAGCTGCAGCAAAAAATTTAGCTCCCGTAACCCTGGAACTCGGCGGGAAAAGTCCAGTAATTGTAACCTCGAGTGCAGATTTTGACTTGGCTGCGAAAAGAATCGTCTGGGGAAAATTTCTTAACGCCGGTCAAACCTGCGTAGCACCTGATTATATCTTGGTGGACGAGAAAGTGAGGGACAGTTTTCTGGATGCTTTAAAATTTCAGATACAGAAATTCAGTTATCAGCCTAATTCTGAACACTATACGCAAATTATTAATCAAAGAAATTTTGAGCGTTTGGTTAAATATATTGATAAGGACAAAACCTATCTCGGCGGAAATTACGATGCCGTAAAAAGATATATTGAACCTACAGTTTTACACAATATCGACTGGAATGATGCGGTAATGCAGGAAGAAATTTTCGGACCGATTCTTCCGGTGCTGACATTTAAAAATTTCAATGAAGCCTTGTTAATAATTGCCGAAAAAGAAAAACCGCTTGCAGCATATTTGTTTACTAAAAATACGGAGGAGAAAGAAAATTTCACCTCCAAAATATCTTTCGGTGGTGGTTGTATCAACGATGTTGTAATGCATTTGAGTAACGAAAACCTGCCTTTTGGCGGTGTGGGAAGTTCCGGGATTGGTCATTATCACGGAAAATTCGGATTCAAAGCGTTTTCTCATCAGAAAGCAGTGCTTGAAAGAGCAACCTGGGGCGAACCGGATCTGAAATACCCACCGTACACCGAAAAAAAACTGAGCTGGATCAAAAAACTTTTATAA
- a CDS encoding glycosyltransferase family 2 protein: MKLAIVILNWNGKNWLEKFLPSVILYSGDTEIYVIDNASTDDSIDYLHQNFPHVRIIYNTKNNGFAGGYNDGLKHIHADIYCLLNSDVEVTANWFDPVLNLFKSDPKIAAVQPKVLDYNRKNFFEFAGAAGGFIDNLGYPYCRGRIFESIEEDKGQYNDETEIFWASGCCLFIRAEDFWNQKGFDERFFAHQEEIDLCWRLKNDGKKIFYTGKSTIYHVGGGTLNKQSAQKTFLNMRNNLTMLVKNLPLAALFWVIFSRLILDGAAALYFAFQNGFSHLWAVLRAHFSFYSHLPGTIRLRGKNQIKKYHNSKWLIFKHFI, from the coding sequence TTGAAATTAGCAATCGTGATCTTAAACTGGAACGGGAAAAATTGGTTAGAAAAATTTCTTCCCAGTGTCATCTTGTATTCCGGTGATACAGAGATTTATGTGATCGACAATGCTTCAACTGATGATTCTATAGATTATTTACACCAGAATTTTCCACACGTTAGAATTATTTACAACACCAAAAACAATGGTTTTGCAGGCGGTTATAATGATGGTTTAAAACATATTCATGCAGATATTTACTGCCTCCTGAATTCCGATGTGGAAGTAACTGCAAACTGGTTCGATCCTGTTCTGAATTTATTTAAAAGCGACCCAAAAATTGCCGCGGTTCAGCCAAAAGTTCTGGATTACAACCGTAAAAATTTCTTCGAATTTGCAGGCGCTGCAGGTGGTTTTATCGATAACCTGGGTTATCCTTACTGCCGCGGACGGATCTTTGAATCAATAGAAGAAGACAAAGGACAATACAATGATGAAACCGAGATTTTCTGGGCTTCGGGCTGCTGTTTATTCATCCGGGCTGAAGATTTTTGGAATCAGAAGGGGTTTGACGAAAGATTTTTTGCCCATCAGGAAGAAATCGATTTGTGCTGGCGTCTGAAAAATGACGGAAAGAAAATTTTCTACACCGGGAAATCTACAATTTATCATGTAGGCGGCGGAACTTTAAATAAACAGAGTGCCCAAAAAACATTTCTGAACATGCGGAATAATCTTACTATGCTGGTAAAGAATCTCCCACTTGCTGCGCTGTTCTGGGTTATTTTTTCAAGGCTGATATTAGATGGTGCCGCAGCTTTATACTTCGCTTTCCAAAACGGTTTTTCCCATCTCTGGGCGGTTTTGCGCGCGCATTTCAGTTTTTATTCTCATCTTCCGGGAACAATTCGGCTTCGCGGCAAAAACCAAATAAAAAAATACCACAATTCTAAATGGTTGATTTTCAAGCATTTTATTTAA